One genomic region from Jiangella sp. DSM 45060 encodes:
- a CDS encoding Ig-like domain-containing protein has protein sequence MNRTITRRLLAAVAVTGTGALAFAGAVPANATDDLTDLVDLKSEEVVERSLEVAADRAELAVDTVRELVETGQAMVGDSGTLSYTDRFDAPDGHADEPSTAADVPGDPAGGSKPGAAFTVYLDFDGATVQNTEWNRSYEEDVFELSANAAASDADYVYQVWARVAEDYAPFDVNVTTTDPGADALYKTSEDDGEYGMTAVITDTTDIAPADQASGRAWVGGFGNEFLSPAMIFAPIARDSNAPDVGNIVSHEVGHTLNLGHDGIGDDEYYGDTLAEPTSLWGPIMGAPWSTPLSQWSPGDYSGATNTQDDLAEITADTTLQTFAAFDGDVMWNDIFCTDAADPNNPQPGDSAYKPAGPADNPCAEIGDELTLKFYYAGRAAYAADDHGDVLDDATALDNGSGEFTEAGIISESGERDVFSLVTSGGPVTISAEGASVGANLDINLELIDSAGDLVAEANPETATDLASSPTDRTASGLDAQIETELETGLYYVRVSGAGQGDPAANTPSNGSGYTEYGSLGNYTVSGTAAPFEADPITIISPEGGEEVQPSPVEITGSAEPGSTVTLTLGDEVVGEGTTDDEGTWSIVLTADLPYGESTITAQQTVGTIEVPETASVTLVVPVDPPTIVRPVDGDTATTATPTFTGEGLAGASVELSITCGEETWAGTAEVDGEGAWTFTPEQNLPNGECTVTAVQTINGVTSAQTEPVSFTVDVAGDDEGSEDGGENGSEDGGDGGTEDGDDLPDTGASMNPLVLTAGLLLLGLGGALYARTRRSVTS, from the coding sequence ATGAATCGCACAATCACACGGCGGCTGCTGGCCGCGGTGGCGGTGACCGGGACGGGCGCACTCGCGTTCGCCGGCGCCGTGCCGGCAAACGCCACTGATGACCTGACCGACCTGGTCGATCTCAAGTCCGAGGAGGTCGTGGAGCGCTCTCTCGAGGTCGCCGCCGACCGAGCCGAGCTGGCGGTCGACACCGTGCGGGAACTGGTCGAGACCGGGCAGGCCATGGTCGGCGACAGCGGCACGCTGTCGTACACCGACCGGTTCGACGCTCCCGACGGCCACGCCGACGAACCGTCCACGGCGGCCGACGTCCCGGGTGACCCCGCGGGCGGCTCGAAGCCGGGCGCGGCGTTCACCGTCTACCTCGACTTCGACGGCGCGACGGTCCAGAACACCGAGTGGAACCGGTCGTACGAGGAGGACGTGTTCGAGCTGTCCGCCAACGCGGCCGCCTCCGACGCGGACTACGTGTACCAGGTGTGGGCGCGGGTGGCGGAGGACTACGCGCCCTTCGACGTCAACGTCACCACCACCGACCCGGGCGCCGACGCGCTCTACAAGACGTCCGAGGACGACGGCGAGTACGGCATGACGGCCGTCATCACCGACACCACGGACATCGCTCCGGCCGACCAGGCCAGCGGGCGGGCCTGGGTGGGCGGGTTCGGCAACGAGTTCCTGTCGCCGGCCATGATCTTCGCGCCCATCGCGCGCGACAGCAACGCCCCCGACGTCGGCAACATCGTGTCGCACGAGGTCGGCCACACGCTGAACCTCGGCCACGACGGCATCGGCGACGACGAGTACTACGGCGACACCCTGGCCGAGCCCACCTCGCTGTGGGGCCCGATCATGGGCGCGCCGTGGTCGACGCCGCTGTCGCAGTGGTCGCCCGGCGACTACTCCGGCGCCACGAACACCCAGGACGACCTCGCCGAGATCACCGCCGACACCACGCTGCAGACGTTCGCGGCGTTCGACGGCGACGTCATGTGGAACGACATCTTCTGCACCGACGCCGCCGACCCGAACAACCCGCAGCCCGGTGACTCCGCGTACAAGCCGGCCGGGCCGGCCGACAACCCGTGCGCTGAGATCGGCGACGAGCTGACGCTGAAGTTCTACTACGCCGGCCGGGCCGCGTACGCGGCCGACGACCACGGTGACGTGCTCGACGACGCCACCGCGCTCGACAACGGCTCCGGCGAGTTCACCGAGGCGGGCATCATCTCGGAGTCCGGCGAGCGCGACGTGTTCTCGCTCGTCACCAGTGGCGGCCCGGTCACCATCTCGGCCGAGGGCGCCAGCGTCGGCGCGAACCTGGACATCAACCTGGAGCTCATCGACTCCGCTGGTGACCTGGTCGCCGAGGCGAACCCCGAGACGGCGACCGACCTCGCCAGCTCGCCCACCGACCGCACGGCCTCCGGCCTCGACGCTCAGATCGAGACCGAGCTGGAGACCGGCCTGTACTACGTGCGGGTCAGCGGCGCCGGCCAGGGCGACCCGGCGGCGAACACGCCGAGCAACGGCTCGGGCTACACCGAGTACGGCAGCCTGGGCAACTACACGGTGTCCGGTACGGCCGCCCCGTTCGAGGCCGACCCGATCACGATCATCTCGCCGGAGGGCGGCGAGGAGGTCCAGCCGTCGCCGGTGGAGATCACCGGTTCGGCCGAGCCCGGCTCGACGGTCACGCTCACGCTCGGCGACGAGGTCGTCGGCGAGGGCACGACCGACGACGAAGGCACCTGGAGCATCGTCCTGACCGCCGACCTGCCGTACGGCGAGTCGACGATCACCGCTCAGCAGACGGTCGGCACCATCGAGGTGCCCGAGACCGCGTCGGTGACGCTCGTGGTCCCGGTCGACCCGCCGACCATCGTGCGGCCGGTCGACGGCGACACCGCCACCACGGCCACGCCGACGTTCACCGGCGAGGGCCTGGCGGGCGCGTCCGTCGAGCTGAGTATCACCTGCGGCGAGGAGACCTGGGCCGGCACGGCCGAGGTCGACGGCGAGGGCGCGTGGACGTTCACGCCCGAGCAGAACCTCCCCAACGGTGAGTGCACCGTCACCGCGGTCCAGACGATCAACGGCGTCACCTCGGCGCAGACCGAGCCGGTGTCCTTCACCGTCGACGTCGCGGGTGACGACGAGGGCTCCGAGGACGGCGGCGAGAACGGCTCCGAGGACGGCGGCGACGGCGGCACGGAGGACGGCGACGACCTGCCCGACACCGGCGCGTCGATGAACCCGCTCGTCCTGACGGCCGGCCTGCTGCTGCTCGGCCTGGGTGGTGCGCTGTACGCGCGCACCCGGCGCAGCGTGACCAGCTGA